One window from the genome of Williamwhitmania sp. encodes:
- a CDS encoding OmpA family protein, with protein MAKNSISMALSGLIALILCFTMLPESSHAQGKFERANKVFEAGGYYASIDLYRNIYNDIADNTKKPFILFRIAEAFRNIGNARQAEIWYAKAIKKEYADPIIYLHYGDVLMIQDEYDKALAEYQEYKKLVPNDPVADERMKSCQVAQQWKESPTGYVLEQVDFTNTKFNDFSPAYGSDDYGILYFTSSRPGTVGNKIHAATGENFTDIFVTERDRKNTWSTPKPIEGEVNTEFEEGSCSLSSDYNTMYFTRCRVNKRDKLGCEILTATNQDGKWGKIEKIPIAGDSVVVAHPSISSDGLTLYFVSDMPGGFGKTDIWKVTRNSPTDTWGEPINLGASINTAGREMFPFIHPDGTLYFSTDGRPGMGGLDIFKATPTKDGGWDVVNMRYPINSSADDFGIIFQKEKEMGYLTSRRKGGRGGDDIYQFYLPPINFNITGIVKDDKTDKPLDQATVKLIGSDGTNLSVETGNDGVFKFVLAANNDYVLVSQRNGYLNGKGKETTRGLTASKDFTATLYMASTAKPIELPNIFYDYGRWELRPESMVSLDKLVETLNDNPNITIELGSHTDSRGTDAFNYELSQKRAQSVVDYLIEKGIAPDRLKAKGYAASNPKVVDARIAESYPFLKEGVVLSDEFINGLQTDDQKEICHQLNRRTEFKVLSTDYKPVAKQ; from the coding sequence ATGGCAAAGAACTCCATTTCTATGGCGCTATCAGGCCTTATAGCCTTGATCCTGTGCTTTACAATGCTTCCAGAAAGTAGTCATGCCCAAGGCAAGTTCGAACGGGCCAATAAGGTTTTTGAAGCAGGTGGTTACTATGCATCCATAGACCTTTACCGGAACATATATAACGATATTGCCGATAATACTAAGAAGCCCTTTATCCTATTTCGTATTGCCGAAGCTTTTCGAAATATTGGGAATGCCCGACAGGCCGAGATTTGGTATGCGAAGGCAATTAAAAAGGAGTATGCAGACCCTATTATCTACCTGCACTATGGCGATGTGCTCATGATACAGGACGAATATGATAAGGCCCTTGCTGAATACCAGGAGTATAAGAAGTTGGTACCTAATGATCCAGTGGCTGACGAGCGTATGAAGAGTTGTCAGGTGGCCCAGCAGTGGAAGGAGAGTCCAACCGGCTACGTGTTGGAGCAGGTTGATTTTACGAATACCAAGTTTAATGATTTTTCGCCGGCATATGGGTCTGATGACTATGGAATACTCTATTTTACATCCTCTCGACCTGGTACAGTAGGTAATAAAATTCATGCCGCTACGGGAGAAAATTTTACGGATATTTTTGTTACCGAGCGCGACAGGAAAAATACTTGGAGTACACCAAAGCCTATAGAGGGCGAGGTAAATACCGAATTTGAGGAGGGATCGTGCTCCTTAAGCAGCGATTACAATACAATGTATTTCACTAGGTGCCGCGTAAATAAGCGCGATAAGTTGGGATGTGAAATTCTAACAGCTACAAACCAGGATGGTAAGTGGGGGAAAATTGAAAAAATTCCTATTGCAGGTGATAGCGTAGTGGTTGCCCATCCAAGCATTTCCAGCGATGGTCTAACGCTTTACTTCGTTTCGGATATGCCCGGAGGCTTTGGCAAAACAGATATTTGGAAAGTGACCCGAAACAGCCCAACTGATACATGGGGCGAACCCATTAACTTAGGAGCATCCATTAATACAGCTGGTAGAGAGATGTTTCCGTTCATCCATCCCGATGGCACCCTTTATTTTTCAACCGACGGTAGGCCTGGAATGGGTGGTCTCGATATTTTTAAAGCCACTCCGACCAAGGATGGAGGCTGGGATGTTGTAAATATGCGATACCCAATCAACTCATCTGCCGATGATTTTGGAATTATTTTTCAGAAGGAAAAGGAGATGGGTTACCTAACCTCACGCCGGAAGGGTGGTAGAGGTGGTGATGATATTTACCAGTTCTATCTACCTCCAATTAATTTTAACATTACTGGTATTGTTAAGGATGACAAAACGGATAAACCCCTTGACCAAGCCACCGTTAAGCTTATTGGTTCCGATGGCACTAACCTAAGTGTTGAAACTGGCAACGACGGGGTATTTAAATTTGTTCTGGCTGCCAATAACGATTATGTGCTTGTTTCTCAGCGGAATGGATACTTAAATGGGAAGGGTAAAGAAACTACGCGTGGTCTGACAGCTAGTAAGGATTTTACCGCCACATTGTATATGGCCTCTACTGCAAAACCAATCGAACTACCAAATATTTTCTACGACTATGGCCGATGGGAGTTGAGACCTGAATCGATGGTTTCGCTCGATAAGCTTGTTGAGACACTCAACGATAATCCCAATATCACCATAGAGCTTGGTTCTCACACAGACAGCAGAGGAACAGATGCGTTCAACTACGAATTGTCGCAGAAGCGTGCTCAAAGCGTTGTTGATTACCTAATTGAAAAGGGTATTGCGCCCGATAGGCTTAAAGCCAAAGGTTACGCTGCTTCCAATCCTAAGGTTGTTGATGCTCGCATTGCAGAGTCTTACCCATTCTTAAAAGAGGGTGTAGTGCTCTCCGACGAATTTATAAACGGGCTTCAAACGGATGATCAAAAGGAGATTTGCCACCAGCTCAATCGTCGAACGGAATTCAAGGTTTTGTCCACCGATTATAAACCGGTAGCAAAGCAGTAA
- a CDS encoding AIR synthase related protein: MEKKSRYEQRGVSASKEDVHNAIKNLDKGIFPKAFCKVVPDFLGGDPEYCNIMHADGAGTKSSLAYAYWRETGDMSVWKGIAQDAIVMNTDDLLCVGAFDNILVSSTIGRNKRLIPGEVITAIIQGTEEFIQEMRDLGMNIFLTGGETADVGDLVRTVIVDSTVTARMPRSKVISNASIQDGDVIIGLCSYGKASYEKKYNGGMGSNGLTSARHDIFAKAVGEKYPETYDTGIPNEVAYTGSLNLTQKVDSVGMTVGELVLSPTRTYLPVVREILTNYSPLIHGLIHCSGGGQTKILNFVDGLHIIKDSMFAVPPLFNLIQHSSNTDWQEMYKVFNMGHRFEIYVFPEFADDIVAISKEFGVDAQIIGLVESSKEKKLTIKSELGTFLY; the protein is encoded by the coding sequence ATGGAAAAGAAGTCCAGATACGAACAAAGAGGTGTATCTGCATCGAAAGAGGATGTTCATAACGCCATAAAAAATCTAGATAAAGGAATTTTCCCAAAGGCATTCTGCAAGGTAGTCCCAGACTTTTTGGGTGGTGATCCCGAATACTGTAACATCATGCATGCCGATGGGGCTGGTACCAAATCCTCGCTGGCCTATGCCTACTGGCGTGAGACAGGCGATATGTCGGTATGGAAGGGTATTGCTCAAGATGCCATTGTGATGAATACCGACGATCTACTTTGCGTAGGAGCATTTGACAACATTCTGGTATCCTCTACCATCGGGCGGAACAAAAGACTTATTCCTGGGGAGGTAATTACTGCAATCATTCAGGGTACTGAGGAGTTTATTCAGGAGATGCGCGATCTTGGAATGAATATTTTTCTCACTGGGGGAGAAACGGCCGATGTGGGTGATCTAGTTCGAACAGTTATTGTGGACTCAACCGTCACTGCTCGCATGCCGCGATCGAAGGTGATTTCCAACGCTAGCATTCAGGATGGAGATGTAATTATTGGATTATGCAGTTACGGGAAAGCATCGTATGAAAAGAAATATAACGGAGGAATGGGTTCCAATGGGCTTACTTCTGCCCGACACGATATATTTGCAAAAGCTGTTGGCGAAAAATATCCGGAAACATACGATACGGGAATACCTAATGAAGTTGCCTACACTGGGTCGTTAAATTTGACACAAAAGGTTGACAGCGTTGGCATGACGGTAGGCGAATTGGTGCTATCTCCCACCAGAACTTATTTACCCGTTGTTAGGGAAATACTAACCAACTATAGCCCTTTGATTCATGGTCTTATTCATTGTTCTGGTGGAGGACAAACCAAGATATTGAACTTCGTCGATGGTTTACACATTATTAAAGACAGTATGTTTGCCGTTCCACCCTTGTTCAACTTGATCCAGCATTCATCCAATACCGATTGGCAAGAAATGTATAAGGTATTTAACATGGGACACCGATTTGAAATTTATGTGTTTCCTGAATTTGCCGATGATATTGTGGCCATTTCGAAGGAGTTTGGAGTCGACGCTCAGATCATTGGTCTTGTTGAGTCATCAAAGGAGAAGAAGTTGACCATTAAAAGCGAGCTTGGTACATTCCTTTATTAG